One genomic segment of [Phormidium] sp. ETS-05 includes these proteins:
- a CDS encoding glycosyltransferase family 4 protein, which produces MKILVLSWEFPPRIVGGISRHVAELYPELVKLGHEVHLMTVVFGNAPLSEVVEGIHVHRVLVPPSRNFFEWVALMNQSMGDRGGKLMLEAGPFDLIHAHDWLVADAAIALKHHFKVPLISTIHATEYGRYNGIYNEDSRYINHKENNLAFHAWRIIVCSEYMRGEVQRALATPGHKIDVIYNGIRAEKKPRRHDFDAWNFRRWYAADEEKIVYYVGRISYEKGVDVFLSAAPKVIWELGGKVKFAIVGGGNTDRLKRLAWDIGIWDKCYFTGFLSDEYLHKFQAVADCAVFPSLYEPFGIVALESFAARVPVVVSDTGGFPEVVKHGITGVVTRVGDYNSLAAGILEVLKNSDYREFLVENAYADLECRFRWPDLAKQTEAVYHRVVQERATVVW; this is translated from the coding sequence ATGAAGATTTTGGTACTGAGCTGGGAGTTTCCTCCGAGAATTGTGGGCGGTATTTCCCGCCATGTGGCGGAGTTATATCCTGAATTGGTCAAGTTGGGCCATGAAGTTCACTTGATGACGGTGGTGTTTGGCAATGCACCTCTGTCGGAAGTGGTGGAAGGGATTCATGTGCATCGAGTTTTGGTGCCACCGAGTCGGAATTTTTTTGAATGGGTGGCGTTGATGAATCAGAGTATGGGCGATCGGGGTGGGAAGCTGATGTTAGAAGCTGGCCCTTTTGACTTGATTCACGCTCACGATTGGTTGGTGGCAGATGCGGCGATCGCTCTCAAGCACCATTTCAAGGTGCCGCTGATTTCTACTATCCATGCTACGGAATATGGCCGCTACAATGGGATTTATAATGAGGATAGCCGCTACATTAACCACAAGGAAAATAATTTAGCTTTCCATGCTTGGCGAATTATTGTTTGTAGCGAATATATGCGCGGTGAAGTGCAAAGAGCTTTGGCTACTCCTGGTCATAAAATTGATGTCATTTACAATGGTATCCGCGCTGAGAAAAAACCCCGCCGCCATGATTTTGATGCCTGGAATTTCCGCCGCTGGTATGCTGCAGATGAGGAGAAAATTGTCTATTATGTGGGGCGGATTAGTTATGAAAAAGGGGTGGATGTGTTTCTCAGTGCGGCTCCTAAAGTGATTTGGGAACTGGGGGGTAAGGTGAAATTCGCGATCGTTGGTGGTGGGAATACAGACCGGCTCAAACGTCTCGCCTGGGATATTGGCATTTGGGATAAGTGTTATTTCACCGGTTTTTTGAGCGATGAATATTTACACAAGTTTCAAGCCGTGGCGGACTGCGCAGTTTTTCCCAGTCTCTATGAACCTTTTGGCATTGTGGCTTTAGAAAGTTTTGCCGCTAGAGTCCCAGTGGTAGTCTCGGATACTGGCGGTTTCCCGGAAGTGGTGAAACATGGTATCACTGGCGTGGTTACTCGAGTTGGCGATTATAACTCTCTCGCGGCGGGAATTTTGGAAGTGCTGAAAAACTCAGATTACCGCGAATTTTTAGTGGAAAATGCTTATGCTGATTTGGAATGCCGTTTCCGCTGGCCAGATTTGGCGAAGCAAACTGAGGCGGTTTATCATCGGGTAGTGCAGGAGCGCGCTACTGTGGTGTGGTAA
- a CDS encoding type II toxin-antitoxin system HicB family antitoxin, with product MKKLKKLTAIIEREGNGYVALCPEIDIASQGDTVEEARANLIEALELFFETAEASEIERRLNNEVFVEPLEIKVG from the coding sequence ATGAAAAAACTAAAAAAACTAACAGCAATTATTGAACGAGAGGGGAATGGCTATGTAGCCTTATGTCCAGAAATCGATATTGCTAGTCAAGGGGACACGGTTGAGGAAGCCCGGGCTAATTTGATTGAAGCCTTAGAACTTTTTTTTGAAACGGCTGAGGCTTCAGAAATTGAGCGGCGCTTAAACAATGAAGTGTTTGTAGAGCCATTGGAGATAAAAGTTGGGTAA
- a CDS encoding type II toxin-antitoxin system HicA family toxin produces the protein MRGSHIMMQLRTEESTVTIPVPNYKELNIGTLPSIIRQSGLPRSLFEVEE, from the coding sequence GTGCGTGGGAGCCATATTATGATGCAATTGCGCACGGAGGAATCAACTGTTACCATTCCGGTTCCTAACTACAAAGAATTAAATATTGGCACTTTGCCATCTATTATTCGTCAGTCTGGTTTACCTCGCTCTTTGTTCGAGGTTGAGGAATGA
- a CDS encoding DUF6972 family protein, giving the protein MSGINRELTPHPRSSLFDKHLPGTPQVARLLRREGKAHIFKDRATMEFVVEAIRERGELTGLEDKDDDYDRYGLYFDEPIGYQLRADGSMMPLYYAEIKIVKGGNTYHVIPRTKPRRSE; this is encoded by the coding sequence ATGAGTGGTATTAATAGAGAATTAACCCCCCATCCAAGAAGCAGCTTATTTGACAAGCACCTACCAGGGACGCCTCAAGTCGCAAGACTCTTGAGGAGAGAGGGAAAAGCTCATATTTTTAAAGACCGTGCTACAATGGAATTTGTCGTGGAGGCTATCAGAGAAAGAGGAGAACTTACAGGACTTGAAGATAAAGATGATGACTATGATCGCTACGGGCTATATTTTGACGAACCCATCGGCTATCAGCTCAGAGCCGATGGCAGCATGATGCCACTTTATTACGCAGAAATTAAAATTGTTAAAGGAGGCAATACATACCATGTTATCCCTCGCACAAAACCTCGTCGCTCAGAGTGA
- a CDS encoding toxin-antitoxin (TA) system antitoxin, with product MSLKTFEITQLSENLIDLLSDIQNQTEVLLTREGVPLAKVMPLPVKPPVTPQVGLNYGAMVMSDDFDAPLPDEFWGG from the coding sequence ATGTCACTGAAAACGTTTGAGATTACTCAATTATCTGAGAATTTAATCGATTTATTGTCTGATATTCAGAATCAGACAGAGGTGCTGTTGACTCGTGAGGGCGTACCTTTGGCCAAAGTGATGCCGTTGCCAGTTAAACCACCGGTTACACCCCAAGTCGGATTAAATTATGGGGCAATGGTAATGAGTGATGATTTTGATGCGCCTTTACCTGATGAGTTTTGGGGTGGATGA
- a CDS encoding HEAT repeat domain-containing protein, which produces MYPPKLLAACAAALLAIITPHAQAQTPPPPNTTEINRLLDRVKTADEFTYESTIDAIVKQGEAAIPALIKSLESDNSQLRRAAVQALQRIGTPATPALLDALKSPKPQVRWSAATALGGYYYREEKVIEALVKLFKDPDARVRRSAFASVANIALMSRSSSSSSLKAAVPDLITALKQDKDDDVRRSAAEALGRMGAEAKAAVPDLITALKDKDDGVRRSAAEALGDIGAEAKAAVPDLITALKDKDDGVRRSAAEALGDIGAEAKAAVPDLITALKQDKDDGVRRYAALTLERIGAEAKAAVPDLITALKDKDAQVRSSAASALERIGAEAKASVPDLITALKDKDAQVRGSAAGALANMGAEAKASVPDLITALKDKDAQVRSRAAGALVNMSAEAKAAVPDLITALKDKDADVRHYAAWALGNIGAEAKAAVPDLITALKDKDADVRHYAAYALGNIGAEAKAAVPELITALKQDKNDDVRGNAASALGRIGAEAKAAVPELITALKQDKNDDVRGNAASALGRIGAEAKAAVPDLITALKQDKNDDVRGNAASALGRIGAEAKAAVPDLITALKQDKNDWLRRSAASALGSMGAEAKAAVPELVTLLKDDEVRYSAASALARIALSLSEKAKDLSTEELSQVISHLEAGLKVLENSEKEFDKNDIATIRLSLDKLKQQQNALLLKLIRKYPWLLGVAAYLVFFPSLWGLLFWVRPLWLLKVNDSLKTFDFVLGGGSLWGGVPVSLRALLFVRFFCYQPRVLDAWVAAHIRTVRREFDKIETVKQRATYVPVAVEVEEERLTELSREKVAAIFQQQHICLLIWGEGGSGKTSIACQLAQWGMHPNPQQRLTPHLMIPILIEEELEGKITSEKDIFLAAIRGQLRTLTDGENPVTVELLQELLRRRRILVIVDHFSEMSNVTQQQIDPDAPDFPVNALMVTSRLDSTFGRIRKSTIHPLRIEGVELSGFMQKYLDKLGKLHLFNDPQFHYVCGDLAKLLEEIKNQGRTTTVLFAKLYADVLISKMEGNGTEDLPENIPDLMLSYLNELNRDVTENKLDERTVVHPDAKLVAWECLKPTFRPAPAERGQLENVLQQRHPDDAGIRLEYLISKLRILEVKGASKDKIRFALDPVAEYLAGLHLVDLYGRDDTQWQDFLTTADSFKALEAIKGFLLAVRDCYLAEIPGAKPTDLLPDEIAKRYNLPGQPAAKVPQPVTP; this is translated from the coding sequence ATGTATCCTCCCAAACTCCTCGCCGCCTGCGCCGCTGCCCTCCTAGCCATCATCACCCCCCACGCCCAAGCCCAAACCCCACCCCCACCCAACACCACAGAAATCAACCGCCTCCTAGACAGGGTGAAAACCGCTGATGAATTCACCTATGAAAGCACCATTGATGCCATAGTCAAACAGGGGGAAGCCGCCATCCCCGCCCTCATCAAATCCCTAGAAAGCGATAATTCCCAACTCCGGCGGGCTGCCGTGCAGGCACTACAACGCATCGGCACCCCTGCCACCCCCGCCCTCCTCGATGCCTTAAAATCCCCTAAACCCCAAGTCCGCTGGAGCGCCGCCACTGCCTTGGGAGGGTATTATTATCGTGAGGAAAAAGTCATCGAGGCTCTGGTAAAGCTCTTCAAAGACCCGGATGCCCGCGTGCGCCGCAGTGCATTCGCTTCTGTGGCAAATATTGCTCTGATGAGCAGATCCTCTTCCTCTTCATCTCTAAAAGCCGCTGTCCCGGACTTGATAACTGCCCTCAAACAAGATAAGGATGATGATGTGCGCCGTAGTGCCGCCGAGGCTCTGGGGCGTATGGGTGCCGAAGCGAAAGCCGCTGTCCCTGACTTGATAACTGCCCTCAAAGATAAGGATGATGGGGTGCGCCGTAGTGCCGCCGAGGCTTTGGGGGATATCGGTGCGGAAGCCAAAGCCGCTGTCCCTGACTTGATAACTGCCCTCAAAGATAAGGATGATGGGGTGCGCCGTAGTGCCGCCGAGGCTCTGGGGGATATCGGTGCGGAAGCCAAAGCCGCTGTCCCTGATTTGATAACTGCCCTCAAACAGGATAAGGATGATGGGGTGCGCCGTTATGCCGCATTGACTCTGGAGCGTATCGGTGCGGAAGCAAAAGCCGCTGTCCCGGACTTGATAACTGCCCTCAAGGATAAGGATGCTCAGGTGCGCAGTAGTGCCGCATCAGCTCTGGAGCGTATCGGTGCGGAAGCAAAAGCCTCTGTCCCTGACTTGATAACTGCCCTCAAGGATAAGGATGCTCAGGTGCGCGGTAGTGCCGCAGGGGCTCTGGCGAATATGGGTGCGGAAGCAAAAGCCTCTGTCCCTGACTTGATAACTGCCCTCAAGGATAAGGATGCTCAGGTGCGCAGTCGTGCCGCAGGGGCTCTGGTGAATATGAGTGCGGAAGCCAAAGCCGCTGTCCCTGACTTGATAACTGCCCTCAAGGATAAGGATGCTGATGTGCGTCATTATGCCGCATGGGCTCTGGGGAATATCGGTGCGGAAGCCAAAGCCGCTGTCCCTGACTTGATAACTGCCCTCAAGGATAAGGATGCTGATGTGCGTCATTATGCCGCATATGCTCTGGGGAATATCGGTGCGGAAGCGAAAGCCGCTGTCCCTGAGTTGATAACTGCCCTCAAACAGGATAAGAATGATGATGTGCGCGGTAATGCCGCATCGGCTCTGGGGCGTATCGGTGCGGAAGCGAAAGCCGCTGTCCCTGAGTTGATAACTGCCCTCAAACAGGATAAGAATGATGATGTGCGCGGTAATGCCGCATCGGCTCTGGGGCGTATCGGTGCGGAAGCCAAAGCCGCTGTCCCTGACTTGATTACTGCCCTCAAACAGGATAAGAATGATGATGTGCGCGGTAATGCCGCATCGGCTCTGGGGCGTATCGGTGCGGAAGCCAAAGCCGCTGTCCCTGACTTGATTACTGCCCTCAAACAGGATAAGAATGATTGGTTGCGCCGTAGTGCCGCATCAGCTCTGGGGAGTATGGGTGCGGAAGCGAAAGCCGCTGTCCCTGAGTTAGTCACTCTCCTCAAGGATGATGAGGTGCGCTATAGTGCCGCATCAGCTCTGGCAAGAATAGCCCTGAGTTTGTCAGAAAAGGCTAAAGACCTCTCCACCGAGGAGTTAAGTCAGGTGATTTCTCACTTGGAGGCGGGGTTAAAAGTTTTAGAAAACTCCGAGAAGGAGTTTGACAAAAACGATATCGCCACCATCCGCCTGTCCCTGGATAAACTCAAACAGCAGCAAAACGCCCTGTTGCTCAAATTGATTCGTAAATATCCCTGGTTGTTGGGAGTCGCCGCCTACTTGGTGTTTTTCCCTTCTTTGTGGGGGTTGCTGTTTTGGGTGCGTCCCCTGTGGCTCCTCAAAGTCAACGATAGTCTCAAAACCTTTGATTTTGTCTTGGGGGGCGGTTCTTTGTGGGGTGGTGTCCCGGTATCCCTGCGAGCTTTGCTGTTTGTGCGGTTTTTCTGCTACCAACCCCGCGTCCTGGATGCTTGGGTAGCCGCTCACATCCGCACCGTGCGCCGGGAATTTGACAAAATAGAAACGGTGAAACAGCGCGCTACCTATGTACCCGTGGCTGTGGAAGTAGAAGAAGAGCGTTTGACTGAACTCAGCCGGGAGAAAGTGGCGGCGATTTTTCAACAACAGCATATTTGCCTGCTCATTTGGGGCGAAGGGGGTAGCGGCAAAACCAGTATCGCTTGTCAGCTTGCCCAGTGGGGGATGCACCCCAACCCGCAACAACGCCTGACCCCCCATTTGATGATTCCCATCCTCATTGAAGAAGAACTGGAAGGCAAAATTACCTCAGAAAAAGATATCTTTTTGGCAGCCATTCGGGGTCAGTTGCGCACCCTCACCGATGGGGAAAACCCCGTGACGGTGGAACTGTTACAGGAATTGCTCCGGCGGCGGCGGATTTTAGTAATTGTGGACCATTTCTCGGAAATGTCCAATGTCACCCAACAGCAAATTGACCCAGACGCCCCAGATTTTCCTGTCAATGCTTTGATGGTGACATCTCGCCTCGATTCTACCTTTGGCCGCATCAGAAAAAGCACAATTCACCCCCTGCGGATAGAAGGGGTAGAGCTATCGGGGTTTATGCAGAAATACCTGGATAAACTAGGCAAGCTGCACCTATTTAATGACCCACAGTTTCACTATGTTTGCGGTGATTTAGCCAAATTGCTAGAAGAAATCAAAAACCAAGGCCGCACCACCACGGTTTTATTCGCCAAACTCTATGCCGATGTGTTAATTTCCAAAATGGAAGGCAACGGCACGGAGGATTTACCCGAAAATATCCCCGATTTAATGCTATCATATTTAAACGAACTCAACCGGGATGTGACGGAAAACAAATTAGATGAGAGAACCGTAGTTCATCCCGATGCGAAACTGGTAGCTTGGGAATGCCTGAAACCCACTTTTCGCCCTGCACCTGCGGAAAGGGGACAGTTAGAAAATGTTTTGCAGCAACGCCATCCCGACGATGCGGGCATCCGGTTAGAATATTTGATATCTAAACTGCGCATTCTGGAGGTGAAAGGGGCGAGTAAAGATAAAATCCGCTTTGCACTCGACCCGGTAGCGGAATATTTGGCGGGATTGCACTTAGTGGATTTGTACGGGAGAGACGATACCCAGTGGCAAGATTTTTTGACCACTGCTGATAGTTTCAAGGCTTTAGAAGCGATTAAGGGATTTTTGTTAGCTGTGCGGGATTGCTATTTAGCGGAAATTCCCGGAGCTAAACCCACAGATTTGCTCCCCGATGAGATAGCGAAACGGTATAATTTACCGGGACAACCGGCGGCGAAAGTCCCGCAACCGGTGACACCATAG
- a CDS encoding class I SAM-dependent methyltransferase, with translation MKDFYQSRYRSAAAPNQLPWHRETIPPHLAAAVAQQTPGRVLDIGCGTGVYATYLAELGWNVTALDFVPTALNMAQERANEKGVIINFVEADVLEWKADGKFELILDAGCFHGFANNQRQVYKQRLLNWLAPQGKFVLTHFVRRSVFDWRPVGPRRRTRTEINHFFAPELVERSYWDNVIPATLPVGPTVKIGYYLFDGV, from the coding sequence ATGAAAGATTTTTACCAGTCAAGATACCGCAGTGCAGCAGCTCCCAACCAGCTTCCCTGGCATCGAGAAACTATTCCCCCACATCTGGCGGCGGCTGTGGCACAACAAACACCAGGAAGAGTCCTTGATATTGGCTGTGGTACGGGGGTGTATGCCACATACTTAGCCGAGCTAGGCTGGAATGTCACCGCTTTAGATTTTGTACCCACCGCTCTGAATATGGCACAAGAGCGCGCTAATGAAAAAGGAGTTATCATCAATTTTGTAGAAGCCGATGTTTTAGAATGGAAGGCTGATGGCAAATTTGAGCTAATTTTAGATGCGGGATGTTTCCACGGTTTCGCTAATAATCAGCGTCAGGTTTATAAACAAAGATTACTTAATTGGCTCGCTCCTCAAGGCAAATTTGTCCTTACCCACTTTGTGCGGCGGTCTGTTTTTGATTGGCGACCTGTGGGGCCAAGACGCCGCACTCGCACAGAGATTAATCACTTTTTTGCCCCGGAACTGGTGGAGCGTTCCTATTGGGATAATGTGATTCCCGCCACCCTCCCAGTCGGCCCCACGGTGAAAATTGGTTATTATTTATTTGATGGGGTTTAG
- a CDS encoding DNA modification methylase: MNGQQLQLFPTAQFDTTYQPNDRSGTFVDNIKLPVHRWFRYSAGFSAQWVESIVKDWHLDESSTILDLFAGGATTLLAADKCGIPSIGIEAHPFVTRIAQAKLLWSASISDFIAQAKTVQETASKLSDVDIDDYPELIKKCFSPENIQQLTKLKIAYMATADNRPASQLIWLAITAILRPTASANTAQWQYILPNQTKTNVAQPFAAFPAQINMMQGDMAWMQNELAANLAKIIGGDARTCAKINSNTIDAVITSPPYANNYDYADATRLEMSFWGEVQSWKDLHESVRKHLIVSCSQHAAKDQIKLAEILTLPELEPIRQEITSACYQLAAERESHGGKKHYHTMIAAYFADMAKVWISLRRVCKSDAKICWVVGDSAPYGVYIPVDRWLGELAMAAGFKSYDYTKLRDRNTKWKNRKHRVPLQEGILWVR; the protein is encoded by the coding sequence ATGAACGGTCAGCAATTACAACTATTTCCCACCGCCCAATTTGACACCACTTACCAACCAAACGATCGCTCCGGCACATTTGTTGATAACATCAAACTCCCAGTGCATCGTTGGTTTCGTTACTCAGCCGGATTTTCTGCCCAATGGGTAGAAAGCATCGTGAAAGATTGGCACCTGGATGAGTCTAGCACCATACTAGACCTTTTTGCAGGCGGCGCTACTACCCTATTAGCCGCCGATAAATGTGGCATTCCCAGTATCGGAATTGAAGCCCATCCCTTTGTCACCCGTATTGCCCAGGCAAAACTCTTATGGTCTGCATCCATATCTGATTTTATCGCTCAAGCTAAGACTGTGCAAGAAACAGCCAGTAAGTTAAGTGATGTTGACATAGATGATTATCCAGAATTAATCAAAAAATGCTTTTCACCAGAAAATATCCAGCAGCTAACTAAATTAAAAATAGCCTATATGGCAACTGCAGATAACCGCCCCGCATCGCAACTCATATGGTTAGCCATTACTGCCATCCTGCGCCCCACTGCTTCCGCCAATACAGCCCAATGGCAGTATATTCTCCCAAATCAAACGAAAACCAATGTAGCCCAGCCTTTTGCCGCATTTCCAGCCCAAATCAACATGATGCAAGGAGATATGGCATGGATGCAAAATGAATTAGCAGCAAATCTAGCTAAAATAATTGGCGGTGATGCCAGAACCTGTGCTAAAATAAACAGCAACACCATTGATGCTGTCATCACTTCGCCCCCCTATGCCAATAACTATGATTACGCTGACGCCACCCGCTTAGAGATGTCATTTTGGGGAGAAGTGCAATCCTGGAAAGATTTACATGAATCCGTCAGAAAGCATCTAATTGTCTCCTGCTCCCAACACGCCGCTAAAGACCAGATAAAATTGGCAGAGATTCTCACCCTTCCAGAACTAGAACCTATTCGACAAGAAATCACATCAGCTTGCTATCAATTAGCAGCCGAGAGAGAATCCCACGGGGGCAAGAAACATTATCACACCATGATTGCGGCATATTTTGCAGATATGGCCAAAGTGTGGATATCCCTGCGACGAGTATGCAAATCTGATGCTAAAATATGCTGGGTTGTGGGAGACTCTGCACCCTATGGCGTCTATATCCCAGTGGATAGGTGGCTGGGGGAACTGGCAATGGCTGCTGGGTTTAAAAGCTATGACTATACTAAACTGCGCGATCGCAATACCAAGTGGAAAAATCGGAAACACCGCGTCCCTTTACAAGAGGGCATTCTTTGGGTAAGATGA
- a CDS encoding RuBisCO accumulation factor 1, producing MTQQPLEPPTPSSPLSEAAATELLEILSRKQGTWVDWGRACQQLHKAGYKPDVIFEQTGFQAVQQNQIGVAAQVFDSIVKAGASEEVQSYYTGPRADVLYELRILNQERRFAAAQLAMEKRLEAETAREVARAFQEFSLIAQIPAGFVDHPGDALACQCWKTARQKKDLQERSRLIAKGLKFAHSATAREQIEKLLSDFTVVSSRNAPLMPIYRVEAEDELPRIVPVIGSLPLSVQAIEQVPQFEETEPFRIANLPGGCALAPIPGWQVILKAKTPIAILCSSHELPAPIPGKPEPVLVIIDLAQTQWDANSYFLVAPDNNLAFKWFETTPETPILGQVVLVMRPKKIFDENAITEPWQIDE from the coding sequence ATGACTCAACAGCCCCTAGAACCCCCAACCCCCAGCTCGCCACTTTCAGAAGCCGCCGCCACCGAGTTGCTGGAAATCCTCTCCCGCAAACAAGGCACTTGGGTGGACTGGGGACGAGCTTGCCAGCAACTACATAAAGCTGGCTACAAACCCGATGTCATATTTGAGCAAACCGGCTTTCAAGCCGTACAGCAAAATCAAATCGGCGTCGCCGCCCAAGTTTTTGACAGTATCGTGAAAGCTGGCGCCTCGGAAGAGGTACAATCCTATTATACCGGACCCCGGGCTGATGTGCTATATGAATTGCGCATCCTCAACCAAGAAAGGCGGTTTGCAGCCGCCCAACTGGCAATGGAAAAACGCCTGGAAGCGGAAACCGCCCGGGAAGTCGCCCGCGCTTTTCAAGAATTTTCCCTAATTGCCCAAATTCCCGCCGGATTTGTTGACCATCCAGGGGATGCGTTGGCTTGTCAATGTTGGAAAACCGCTCGGCAAAAAAAAGACTTGCAAGAGCGTTCCCGCCTCATCGCCAAAGGATTAAAATTCGCTCACTCTGCTACCGCCAGAGAACAAATCGAAAAACTCCTCAGCGATTTTACCGTAGTCAGCAGCCGTAATGCTCCCCTGATGCCAATTTACCGCGTGGAAGCGGAAGACGAACTACCTCGCATCGTCCCGGTGATTGGTTCTTTGCCTTTATCGGTACAGGCGATCGAGCAAGTACCCCAATTTGAAGAAACCGAACCATTTCGCATCGCCAACCTTCCCGGAGGCTGCGCATTAGCACCCATCCCCGGATGGCAAGTAATTCTCAAAGCCAAAACACCCATAGCAATATTATGCAGCAGTCACGAATTACCCGCCCCCATCCCCGGTAAACCCGAACCAGTTCTCGTCATTATCGACTTGGCACAAACCCAATGGGATGCCAACAGTTATTTCCTAGTTGCTCCCGATAATAACCTCGCCTTTAAATGGTTTGAAACCACCCCAGAAACCCCCATTCTCGGTCAAGTCGTCCTCGTCATGCGCCCGAAAAAGATTTTCGATGAAAACGCCATCACCGAACCCTGGCAAATAGACGAGTAA
- a CDS encoding BMC domain-containing protein, translating to MKQERNIRETALGLVSTRSFPAIVGTADMMLKSAGVTLVGYEKTGSGLCTAIVRGGVADVRLAVEEGAKTAEQFGHLVSKVVIPRPMPNLEVIFPIGAQLEDLAQQQGHSRLSNLAIGLLETRGFPAMVGAADAMLKAADVQLAAYETIGGGLCTAIIRGSVANVAVAVEAGMYEAEKIGALNAVMVIPRPLEDLERTLPLASYWIEEPQKEEALPILLPKAVKQVEKQVVKLPELERLTIPVDE from the coding sequence ATGAAGCAAGAGCGAAATATCCGCGAAACTGCTTTGGGGTTGGTTTCCACCCGCAGCTTTCCGGCGATCGTGGGTACTGCGGATATGATGCTGAAGTCGGCGGGGGTGACTTTGGTGGGATATGAGAAAACTGGGAGCGGTTTATGCACGGCGATCGTCCGAGGCGGCGTGGCGGACGTGCGGTTAGCGGTGGAGGAGGGGGCGAAAACCGCTGAACAGTTCGGACATTTGGTTTCTAAAGTGGTAATTCCGCGTCCGATGCCAAATTTAGAGGTAATTTTTCCCATCGGAGCGCAGTTGGAAGATTTGGCGCAACAGCAGGGCCATTCGCGGTTGAGCAATTTGGCGATCGGCTTACTGGAAACCAGAGGTTTTCCCGCAATGGTGGGGGCCGCCGATGCCATGCTCAAAGCCGCCGACGTGCAGTTAGCGGCGTATGAGACGATCGGCGGTGGTTTATGTACCGCCATCATTCGCGGTTCCGTCGCCAATGTCGCCGTAGCCGTAGAGGCGGGGATGTATGAAGCCGAGAAAATTGGGGCATTAAACGCCGTGATGGTAATTCCCAGACCATTAGAGGACCTAGAGCGCACCCTACCCCTAGCGAGCTACTGGATCGAGGAACCCCAGAAAGAAGAAGCCCTCCCCATCCTACTGCCCAAAGCGGTCAAACAAGTAGAAAAACAAGTGGTCAAGCTGCCAGAGTTGGAGCGGTTGACTATTCCTGTGGACGAGTAG
- a CDS encoding bacteriohemerythrin translates to MNKPAKTWNDSLAIGLPLIDMQHKQLLDQMDELLEAVNNKQDPKQIVNILGYLDMYVNNHFGYEEQCMNLKKCPVAGKNKIAHEYFKTRLGAIRQMIDNHGTSELIARQVSVELLEWFVNHIRTIDVKLSEMP, encoded by the coding sequence ATGAATAAACCAGCAAAAACCTGGAATGACTCCCTGGCGATCGGGCTGCCCTTGATAGATATGCAGCACAAGCAGCTATTAGACCAAATGGATGAGTTGTTGGAGGCAGTCAACAATAAACAAGACCCCAAGCAAATTGTCAATATCCTGGGATATTTAGATATGTATGTCAACAATCACTTCGGCTATGAAGAGCAATGTATGAATTTAAAAAAATGTCCGGTAGCGGGTAAAAACAAAATCGCCCATGAATATTTTAAAACCAGGCTAGGGGCGATTCGCCAGATGATAGATAATCATGGCACGTCGGAATTGATTGCCAGACAGGTGTCTGTGGAACTGCTGGAATGGTTTGTCAACCATATCCGCACCATTGATGTGAAACTCTCAGAAATGCCATGA